One region of Thiomonas intermedia genomic DNA includes:
- a CDS encoding beta-hydroxyacyl-ACP dehydratase yields the protein MTCTEILPTYGADHPAFPGHFPGRPIVPGVLLLDAVLQRLCLVRGLDEGHCRIVNTKFISPVEPGQSLQLSHSTDATGQWHFRLHTVDGARLVASGQVHSMTEPPRRVASP from the coding sequence ATGACCTGCACCGAGATTCTGCCCACCTACGGCGCGGATCACCCCGCCTTCCCGGGACACTTCCCGGGGCGCCCCATCGTGCCTGGCGTCCTGCTCCTCGATGCGGTGCTGCAGCGGCTCTGCCTCGTCCGGGGCCTGGACGAAGGTCATTGCCGCATCGTCAACACCAAGTTCATCAGCCCGGTCGAACCGGGGCAATCCCTTCAGCTCAGCCACAGCACCGATGCCACCGGGCAGTGGCATTTTCGCCTGCACACGGTCGATGGCGCGCGTCTGGTCGCCTCCGGCCAGGTGCACAGCATGACCGAGCCCCCACGGCGCGTCGCCAGTCCATGA
- a CDS encoding beta-ketoacyl synthase chain length factor: protein MTRLTASLDGIGLLGPGLQNWPQTRSILRGEAIYLSCRTQLPAPQTLPAAERRRATAAVKLTLATGLEAVAAAGMQAAHLATVFTSSGSDGLNCHEICAALACSDRMISPTRFHNSVHNAASGYWGIATGAMAPSTVLCALDASFGVGLLEALVQVAVLQQPVLLLAYDTGYPEPLHSVRPIPDSFGLALALTPKRSDRSLARLSIRAAAPFTDDPANTLTNADLDALRRSIPAARALPLLEALSRGESGTVVLDHLPGQGLAVTIDPS, encoded by the coding sequence ATGACCCGTCTGACCGCCTCGCTGGACGGCATCGGCCTGCTGGGGCCGGGCCTGCAGAATTGGCCCCAGACCCGATCGATCCTGCGCGGCGAAGCGATATATCTGTCGTGCCGCACGCAGCTGCCCGCCCCCCAGACCCTGCCTGCGGCCGAGCGAAGGCGCGCCACCGCGGCCGTCAAGCTCACCCTCGCGACCGGTCTGGAGGCTGTGGCTGCCGCCGGGATGCAAGCAGCTCATCTGGCCACGGTGTTCACCTCATCGGGAAGTGACGGCCTCAACTGCCATGAGATCTGTGCGGCACTCGCCTGCAGTGATCGCATGATCTCGCCCACACGGTTCCACAATTCGGTACACAACGCAGCCTCCGGCTACTGGGGCATCGCCACCGGGGCGATGGCGCCCTCGACCGTGTTGTGCGCACTCGATGCCAGCTTCGGCGTCGGCCTGCTGGAAGCACTGGTTCAGGTCGCCGTGCTGCAGCAGCCCGTCCTGCTGCTGGCCTATGACACGGGCTACCCCGAGCCGCTGCACAGCGTTCGCCCCATTCCGGACAGCTTCGGCCTGGCGCTGGCCTTGACTCCCAAACGCAGCGACCGCAGCCTGGCCCGGCTCAGCATCCGGGCCGCAGCTCCCTTCACGGACGACCCCGCCAACACCCTGACGAATGCAGACCTCGACGCGCTGCGCCGCTCGATTCCCGCGGCCCGTGCCTTGCCCTTGCTTGAGGCGTTGAGTCGGGGCGAATCAGGCACGGTGGTACTCGATCACCTGCCTGGTCAGGGCCTCGCCGTGACGATCGATCCAAGCTGA
- a CDS encoding acyl-CoA synthetase encodes MVPSQEDARNPGGDTSWMQEHERSNRHMLRLMTWISLRLGRRIARVVLRGIAVYFVLFAPGARRASRQYLKRVLGRDANWADGYRHVLSFASTIHDRVYLLNDRRDLFDLKVHGAEVMESVLSQGRGAFLMGAHFGSFEVLRAIAKHVAAPPVSLLMYPDNARKINAALHAINPAAAQDIIPLGRFDAMLRLQARLDAGGMVGILADRSLHDDSTTTLPFLGQAAPWPRGPMRIAALLKRPVVLMFGIYRGGNRYEVHFERLADFSEHDRSERSDAIDRALQTYVQRLEDRCREAPYNWFNFYDFWRGPEAEAAGPAEP; translated from the coding sequence ATGGTCCCTTCGCAAGAGGATGCCCGCAACCCTGGGGGCGATACCTCCTGGATGCAGGAACACGAGCGAAGCAACCGCCACATGCTGCGTCTGATGACCTGGATTTCACTGCGCCTCGGACGCCGCATTGCGCGCGTCGTGCTCAGGGGCATCGCCGTGTATTTCGTGCTTTTCGCGCCGGGTGCCCGGCGCGCCTCGCGCCAGTACCTCAAACGCGTCCTGGGACGTGATGCCAACTGGGCCGACGGCTATCGGCATGTACTAAGCTTCGCCTCGACCATCCACGATCGCGTCTACCTGCTCAATGACCGTCGGGACCTGTTCGACCTGAAGGTCCACGGCGCCGAGGTGATGGAGTCGGTACTCTCCCAAGGAAGAGGCGCTTTCCTCATGGGAGCCCATTTCGGCAGCTTCGAAGTGCTGCGCGCCATCGCAAAGCACGTTGCCGCACCGCCGGTGTCGCTGTTGATGTACCCCGACAACGCCCGCAAGATCAACGCTGCCCTGCATGCCATCAACCCCGCCGCCGCGCAGGACATCATTCCCCTCGGGCGTTTCGATGCCATGCTTCGCCTTCAGGCTCGGCTCGACGCGGGCGGCATGGTGGGCATCCTGGCCGACCGTTCCCTGCATGACGACAGCACAACCACCCTTCCTTTCTTGGGACAGGCGGCGCCCTGGCCCCGAGGCCCCATGCGTATTGCCGCTCTCCTCAAGCGGCCCGTCGTGCTGATGTTCGGCATCTATCGAGGTGGCAACCGTTATGAGGTGCACTTCGAGCGATTGGCGGATTTCTCGGAACACGACCGCAGCGAACGCTCCGACGCCATCGATCGCGCCCTGCAAACGTACGTGCAGCGTCTCGAAGACCGTTGCCGCGAGGCCCCCTACAACTGGTTCAATTTCTATGATTTCTGGAGGGGCCCCGAGGCAGAAGCCGCCGGCCCCGCCGAGCCATGA
- a CDS encoding beta-ketoacyl-[acyl-carrier-protein] synthase family protein — MQPPASPSPPLQFAAATVTSCLGTGLELHRLALRQGSSGLAPCRFETVDLPTWIGEVAGVDEVRLPRQWADYDCRNNRLAELALQQDGFAAAVQAAAARHGSHRVGVFLGTSTSGILQTELAYRERDAQGAFTTDLHYAQTHNTYSLAAYVSARFGLRGPAMVVSSACSSSAKVFATAQRMIAANMIDCAVVGGVDSLCLTTLYGFNALELLAPDPCRPFDARRMGLSIGEAAAFVLLEAAPAQAADEAVLLLGAGESSDAHHMSSPHPEGLGARLAMQAALAQAGLQPSAIDYINLHGTATPSNDRAEGRAVASLFGPTTPCSSTKGATGHTLGAAGGVEAVFCMLALRHGFLPGGTGADMLDPAFTRDTPLNYLLQPVETAPRHVMSNSFGFGGTNCSLVLARGG; from the coding sequence ATGCAACCCCCAGCCTCTCCCTCGCCTCCATTGCAGTTCGCCGCCGCCACCGTCACCAGCTGCCTGGGTACGGGCCTGGAGCTTCATCGGCTGGCCTTGCGCCAGGGCAGCAGCGGGCTTGCGCCTTGCCGCTTCGAAACCGTCGACCTGCCCACATGGATCGGCGAAGTCGCGGGCGTGGACGAGGTGCGTCTGCCGCGGCAATGGGCCGACTACGACTGCCGCAACAACCGTCTGGCCGAACTCGCCTTGCAGCAGGACGGCTTTGCCGCAGCCGTGCAGGCCGCTGCGGCCCGCCACGGCAGCCACCGGGTCGGCGTCTTCCTCGGCACCAGCACTTCGGGCATTCTGCAAACCGAACTGGCCTACCGGGAGCGCGACGCGCAAGGCGCATTCACCACCGATCTGCACTACGCACAGACGCACAACACCTACTCCCTCGCCGCGTATGTCAGCGCCCGGTTCGGGCTTCGTGGCCCCGCCATGGTGGTCTCGTCCGCCTGCTCGTCCAGTGCCAAAGTGTTCGCGACCGCGCAGCGCATGATTGCGGCGAACATGATCGACTGCGCCGTGGTGGGCGGCGTGGACAGTCTGTGCCTGACCACGTTGTACGGGTTCAACGCCCTGGAACTGCTGGCCCCCGACCCCTGTCGCCCCTTCGATGCCCGGCGAATGGGTCTTTCCATTGGCGAAGCCGCCGCGTTTGTGCTGCTCGAAGCCGCGCCAGCACAAGCCGCCGACGAGGCCGTGCTTCTGCTGGGCGCAGGCGAGTCCAGCGACGCCCATCACATGTCCTCGCCCCACCCCGAGGGACTGGGCGCGCGTCTGGCCATGCAGGCTGCGCTTGCCCAGGCGGGACTGCAGCCCTCGGCCATCGACTACATCAACCTACACGGCACCGCCACCCCCAGCAATGACCGTGCGGAAGGCCGGGCCGTGGCGTCCCTGTTCGGCCCCACCACGCCCTGCAGTTCGACCAAGGGCGCGACCGGCCACACCCTGGGTGCAGCGGGCGGTGTGGAAGCGGTCTTCTGCATGTTGGCGTTGCGTCACGGCTTCCTGCCGGGAGGCACGGGAGCCGACATGCTCGACCCAGCCTTCACGCGCGACACCCCGCTGAACTATCTGTTGCAGCCCGTCGAGACGGCGCCACGGCATGTGATGAGCAACTCCTTTGGTTTTGGCGGAACCAATTGCAGCCTGGTTCTGGCACGAGGAGGTTAG
- a CDS encoding glycosyltransferase family 2 protein yields the protein MSDCTLLYGGPTPSASHLVLIPSYNPGAKVYETVRAARAQWAPVWVVVDGSTDGTAQGLRELAAGDPQLRVFVLPTNHGKGAAVLHGLEAAAAAGFSHALTMDSDGQHPAERIPEFMAASQRQPPAMVLGVPVFDASAPNLRVQGRKISNGWANLETLWAGIGDSLYGFRIYPIAELRAVMRRQHWMRRFDFDPEAVVRLSWRGVPAINLPAPVRYLRADEGGVSHFNYLRDNLLLTWMHTRLFLGFVMRLPLLVARRMRHRVSG from the coding sequence ATGAGTGATTGCACTCTCCTTTATGGCGGGCCGACGCCGAGTGCAAGTCATCTCGTGCTCATTCCCAGCTACAACCCCGGCGCCAAGGTCTACGAGACCGTGCGTGCGGCCCGGGCGCAATGGGCGCCGGTCTGGGTCGTGGTCGATGGCAGCACGGACGGCACGGCCCAGGGGCTTCGCGAACTGGCGGCGGGTGATCCGCAGTTGCGCGTGTTCGTGCTCCCGACCAATCACGGCAAGGGTGCCGCCGTGCTGCATGGGTTGGAGGCCGCAGCCGCAGCCGGATTCAGTCACGCGCTCACGATGGATTCCGATGGGCAGCATCCCGCCGAACGCATTCCCGAATTCATGGCCGCGTCGCAGCGACAGCCTCCGGCGATGGTGCTGGGTGTGCCGGTCTTCGACGCCAGCGCACCCAATCTTCGGGTTCAGGGGCGCAAGATTTCCAACGGTTGGGCCAACCTCGAAACGCTCTGGGCGGGTATCGGCGATTCGCTGTACGGCTTTCGGATCTACCCCATTGCAGAGCTGCGCGCGGTGATGCGTCGCCAGCACTGGATGCGTCGGTTCGACTTCGATCCCGAAGCCGTGGTGCGTCTGAGTTGGCGCGGTGTGCCCGCCATCAACCTGCCCGCCCCGGTGCGCTACCTGCGGGCCGACGAGGGCGGTGTGTCGCACTTCAACTACTTGCGCGACAACCTGCTGTTGACCTGGATGCACACCCGTCTGTTTCTCGGCTTTGTGATGCGTCTGCCGTTGTTGGTGGCGCGCCGGATGAGGCACCGGGTCTCAGGCTGA
- a CDS encoding 3-hydroxylacyl-ACP dehydratase has translation MVAALDHTWIAAHIPHQGRMCLLESVLTWDGERIACVAINHRLPDHPLCQHGRLGAACGIEYAAQAMAIHGALVSDQDAPPRPGMLISVRAVDLHVNRLDDIPHDLVVEAERISGDLGLLLYQFKVCGADRCLLEGRASVLLDRGTTVPTNASFLHD, from the coding sequence ATGGTCGCCGCCCTCGATCACACCTGGATCGCCGCTCACATCCCGCATCAGGGTCGGATGTGCCTGCTCGAAAGCGTTCTCACCTGGGATGGAGAGCGCATCGCATGCGTCGCCATCAACCATCGCCTTCCGGATCATCCTTTGTGTCAGCACGGCCGGCTGGGTGCGGCCTGCGGCATCGAATATGCCGCACAAGCCATGGCCATCCATGGGGCGCTGGTCAGCGATCAGGATGCGCCGCCCCGGCCTGGCATGCTGATCAGCGTGCGTGCGGTCGATCTCCATGTGAACCGGCTCGATGACATCCCCCACGATCTTGTCGTCGAGGCGGAGCGCATCAGTGGCGATCTCGGTCTGTTGCTCTATCAATTCAAGGTCTGCGGGGCGGATCGCTGCCTGCTCGAAGGCCGCGCCTCGGTCCTCCTCGACCGCGGCACAACCGTCCCAACAAACGCATCGTTCCTCCATGACTGA
- a CDS encoding LolA-related protein, which yields MSSLLCLSSWSMAADWTLDTLMQALASHPANRASFVETKTLAMLDAPVESSGELRFAAPDFLEMRTLKPKAQTLILQANQVTVEMDGRSHQFDLRDHPDIAVLINSIRATLNGDRRALQRDYTTTLKGPATHWKLTLVPVDAKARTRVRSIQIAGRQGQVQTIAVQQADGDSSLMTLREQPVP from the coding sequence ATGAGCAGCCTGCTGTGCCTATCGTCCTGGTCGATGGCTGCGGACTGGACGCTCGATACCCTGATGCAAGCCCTGGCCAGCCATCCGGCCAACCGCGCCAGCTTCGTGGAGACCAAGACGCTTGCCATGCTCGATGCCCCGGTCGAATCGTCGGGCGAGCTGCGTTTTGCTGCACCTGACTTTCTTGAAATGCGCACCCTCAAGCCCAAGGCCCAGACCTTGATCCTGCAGGCCAATCAAGTGACGGTCGAAATGGACGGGCGCAGCCATCAGTTCGACCTGCGAGACCATCCCGACATCGCCGTATTGATCAACAGCATCCGCGCGACACTCAATGGCGACCGCAGGGCACTGCAACGCGACTACACCACCACGCTTAAGGGTCCCGCGACTCACTGGAAACTCACCTTGGTGCCGGTCGATGCGAAGGCGCGCACCCGTGTGCGCAGCATCCAGATCGCAGGCCGACAGGGGCAGGTGCAGACCATCGCCGTGCAGCAGGCTGACGGCGACAGCTCGCTGATGACCCTGCGCGAGCAGCCTGTGCCATGA
- the fabG gene encoding 3-oxoacyl-ACP reductase FabG, which yields MTDSTPVTRRALVTGGSGGIGAAICRRLAADGYAVIVHANSGLARAQALATELRGRGCAAQAVAFDVTDATATATAVETMLADGPVQVLVNNAGLHDDAVFPGMRADQWQRVIDVNLHGFFHLTQPLLLPMIRTRWGRIINITSVAAIAGNRGQVNYAAAKGALHAATKSLALEVASRGITVNAVAPGIIATPMSADHFNAEAVARLVPMKRAGQPEEVADLVGFLASERSAYISGQIISINGGMI from the coding sequence ATGACTGACTCGACCCCTGTCACACGCCGCGCCCTGGTCACCGGCGGCAGCGGCGGCATCGGCGCCGCCATCTGCCGTCGCCTCGCGGCCGACGGCTATGCCGTCATCGTCCACGCCAACAGCGGACTTGCCCGCGCCCAGGCACTTGCGACGGAACTGCGCGGTCGGGGTTGTGCCGCACAGGCGGTGGCATTCGATGTCACCGACGCCACGGCCACGGCCACGGCCGTCGAAACGATGTTGGCCGACGGGCCAGTGCAAGTCCTGGTCAACAATGCCGGCCTGCATGACGACGCCGTGTTTCCCGGCATGCGCGCCGATCAGTGGCAACGGGTCATCGACGTCAATCTCCATGGCTTTTTTCACCTGACGCAGCCGTTGCTGTTGCCCATGATCCGAACCCGCTGGGGCCGGATCATCAACATCACCTCGGTGGCGGCCATCGCGGGCAATCGTGGCCAGGTGAACTATGCCGCCGCAAAGGGGGCGCTGCATGCGGCCACCAAATCCCTGGCGCTGGAGGTGGCCAGCCGGGGCATCACGGTGAATGCCGTCGCCCCAGGCATCATCGCCACCCCGATGAGCGCCGACCATTTCAATGCCGAGGCTGTGGCCCGTCTGGTACCGATGAAGCGCGCCGGACAACCCGAGGAGGTTGCCGACCTTGTGGGATTCCTCGCTTCCGAGCGCTCTGCCTATATCAGCGGACAGATCATCTCCATCAATGGCGGGATGATCTGA
- a CDS encoding polysaccharide deacetylase family protein, which produces MFDNAAPSLPPVPAWRPPPLVTASVLLHLGALIAIAWRPGLWPWLLALLALNHLVLTLAGLWPRCHALGANLSRLPREAALRGEVALTIDDGPDPEVTPEVLDLLDRHDVRATFFCIGERVQAHPALSRAIARRGHAIENHSAHHRHHFSLLGPRGFARELQQAQQMIQTCTGVRPRFFRAPAGLRNLFLSPVLAQHDLRLTSWTRRGFDTRETRPAVVLRRLLRHLKAGDILLLHDGHAARTAQGRPVILEVLPELLQALRQAGLQPVTLKAACADRPADQNARSRPAVLP; this is translated from the coding sequence ATGTTCGACAATGCCGCCCCCTCCCTGCCGCCTGTGCCGGCCTGGCGCCCACCGCCCCTGGTGACGGCCTCGGTGCTCCTGCATCTGGGCGCACTGATCGCCATCGCCTGGCGGCCTGGCCTGTGGCCCTGGCTTCTCGCCCTGCTCGCGCTCAATCATCTGGTGCTGACGCTTGCGGGTCTGTGGCCGCGCTGTCACGCCCTGGGCGCCAATCTCAGCCGACTGCCCAGAGAGGCAGCTCTGCGCGGTGAAGTGGCGCTGACCATAGACGACGGGCCGGACCCGGAAGTCACGCCCGAAGTCCTCGACTTGCTCGATCGCCACGATGTGCGTGCCACCTTTTTCTGCATCGGCGAGCGCGTGCAGGCCCATCCGGCGCTGAGCCGGGCCATCGCACGGCGCGGCCATGCGATCGAGAATCACAGCGCACATCACCGTCACCACTTTTCGCTGCTCGGGCCGCGCGGCTTCGCCCGGGAACTGCAGCAGGCTCAGCAAATGATCCAGACCTGCACGGGCGTGAGACCACGCTTCTTCCGCGCGCCCGCTGGGCTGCGCAACCTGTTTCTTTCCCCCGTACTGGCCCAACACGACCTCCGGCTAACGAGCTGGACACGCCGCGGCTTCGATACCCGCGAAACCCGCCCGGCCGTGGTGCTGCGGCGGCTCTTGCGTCATTTGAAGGCGGGCGACATCCTGCTGCTTCACGATGGCCATGCCGCGCGCACGGCGCAGGGCCGGCCCGTCATCCTGGAGGTTCTTCCCGAATTGCTGCAGGCTCTGCGCCAAGCCGGGCTTCAACCCGTGACCTTAAAGGCTGCGTGCGCCGATCGCCCGGCAGACCAGAACGCCCGATCCCGACCTGCCGTGTTGCCGTGA
- a CDS encoding cation:proton antiporter, protein MSTHTPLPVHATETLLFFTLLQLTVIVLAGRVGGVVALRLGQTAAVGEIVIGILLGPSLLGLLAPNLFAFVFHSTSGTPLQILSQIGLILLMFQIGLEFDFAHLGHRENRRAVLWIGVASMTAPFALGLGFGAASASTLSPDARFGISALFVATAFSITALPILGRILVDFDLHRTPLGVIAISAAAFNDVVGWLLLALVTMLAVSGFQPAAFGLKVALVVGFALIWVLAVRPLMRRIIRRLQSDGDDLSPNLLGVVLAAIFVSGMTTYQIGIFAIFGGFMMGVILHDQARLVQAWKTQISPFVLVFFLPIFFTYTGLRTDLGGLSSAPLWGWCLLLIALATLGKFGGAYLAARRCGMSRAQSGVMGALMNTRALMELIVINVGYDLGVLSHNVFTMLVLMAIFSTVITAPLLRLWLPHAALQSRPAQTIGTDHGSA, encoded by the coding sequence ATGAGTACCCACACGCCTTTGCCCGTCCACGCGACCGAAACCCTGCTGTTCTTCACCCTGCTGCAACTCACGGTCATCGTGCTTGCGGGTCGGGTTGGTGGCGTGGTGGCCTTGCGTTTGGGGCAGACGGCCGCGGTCGGTGAAATCGTGATCGGCATCCTGTTGGGGCCCTCGCTCCTGGGCCTGCTGGCCCCGAACCTGTTTGCCTTCGTCTTTCACTCCACATCCGGAACGCCGTTGCAGATCCTGTCACAGATCGGGCTGATTCTGCTGATGTTCCAGATCGGCCTGGAGTTCGACTTTGCTCACCTCGGCCATCGAGAGAATCGTCGCGCGGTCCTTTGGATCGGCGTGGCCAGCATGACGGCCCCTTTCGCGCTCGGTCTGGGGTTCGGCGCCGCCAGCGCGTCAACGCTGTCACCTGACGCCCGTTTCGGCATCAGCGCCCTGTTCGTCGCGACGGCGTTTTCCATCACGGCCCTGCCCATTCTCGGACGCATCCTCGTGGACTTCGACCTGCATCGCACGCCACTAGGGGTCATCGCCATCAGCGCGGCAGCTTTCAACGACGTGGTGGGCTGGCTGCTGCTGGCCCTGGTCACCATGCTGGCGGTGAGTGGGTTCCAGCCCGCGGCGTTCGGCCTCAAGGTAGCCCTGGTCGTCGGGTTTGCGCTCATCTGGGTTCTCGCGGTTCGCCCGCTGATGCGCAGAATCATCCGCCGCTTGCAGTCGGACGGCGACGATCTGTCGCCCAATTTGCTGGGCGTGGTGCTGGCCGCCATCTTCGTCTCTGGCATGACGACCTATCAAATAGGCATCTTCGCCATCTTCGGCGGCTTCATGATGGGCGTCATCCTGCACGATCAGGCCCGCCTTGTGCAGGCCTGGAAGACTCAGATCAGTCCTTTCGTCCTGGTGTTTTTCCTACCCATTTTCTTCACCTATACCGGACTGCGCACCGATCTGGGGGGACTGTCCAGCGCGCCGCTCTGGGGCTGGTGTTTGCTGCTCATCGCATTGGCCACCTTGGGCAAGTTCGGCGGCGCCTACCTGGCGGCACGCCGATGCGGCATGAGTCGTGCGCAATCGGGCGTGATGGGTGCGTTGATGAACACCCGCGCGCTCATGGAGCTCATCGTCATCAACGTGGGCTATGACCTCGGCGTACTGTCGCACAACGTGTTCACCATGCTGGTGCTGATGGCGATTTTCAGCACCGTGATCACCGCTCCGTTGCTGCGACTCTGGCTTCCGCACGCGGCGCTTCAGTCGCGCCCGGCGCAGACGATCGGCACCGATCACGGATCAGCCTGA
- a CDS encoding MMPL family transporter, which yields MMPRRFIPLLCWLAAWAAGLAVIVQSRYTADMSAFLPSKPTAQEQVLVDQLRDGLISRLLLVGIDGGDASTRAALSRALAARLRHNPAFVSVNNGESNPAQPDETLLFQYRYLLSPETTPQAFSEAGLHRAISSSIDQLASPMGGSLKALFPADPTGTLLQLLGTMANGTQPHKVDGVWAAKDMSRALLLLQTRAAGTDTDGQQAALTAVQDAFAEAQRQLTPQQTRADSSASTHGPTSVRPTTLVISGTAVFAVQSRSTIRGAVERVSWIGGVLIVVLLLLVYRSISVLLLGLLPVLTGVVAGITAVSLGFGVVQGITLGFGTTLIGEAVDYSIYLFVQSGQQNATARRDWLQRFWPTIRLGMLTSVVGFATLLLSDFPGLAQLGAYSIAGLLAAALVTRFVLPLLLPANFAVRDLRRTGQALRQGVAHLRRARWAVVLLALAAIIVIARHRDDVWNTRLSALSPISASSLALNAELRSQLGAPDAVDLVTVHAPHLDAALAAAERISPHLQELQTQGVIAGFDSPARYLPSQAAQRARQQALPDAPQLQGRLDAALKNLPVQPSVLAPFVRDVAAARHLPLLTRADLAHTSFAMALDGLLLHPPTGGWVALMPLRAPVNGSIDETRVQAALAGTGAQVINLGAASTRLYDGYLHTAAWLSLAGIAAIALLLLIALRSPRRTARVLAPLLAAVLVVVAGLLLAGVQLTLLHLVGMMLIVAVGSNYALFFNRSQQEGDGPEPTTLASLLFANLTTVAGFGPLLLSGVPVLQALGATVAPGALLALLFSAMLSAPDRPSEAGHNPP from the coding sequence ATGATGCCGCGTCGTTTCATCCCGCTGCTGTGCTGGCTGGCGGCATGGGCAGCCGGGCTTGCCGTCATCGTGCAAAGCCGCTACACGGCAGACATGTCGGCCTTTCTTCCGAGCAAGCCCACGGCGCAGGAACAGGTGCTGGTCGATCAATTGCGCGACGGGCTGATTTCACGCCTTCTGCTGGTGGGCATCGACGGCGGTGACGCAAGCACCCGTGCCGCGCTCTCGCGGGCACTCGCCGCCCGGTTACGCCACAACCCGGCTTTCGTCTCCGTGAACAACGGCGAGTCGAACCCTGCGCAGCCCGACGAGACCCTGCTGTTTCAATACCGCTATCTGCTCAGCCCCGAGACCACGCCGCAGGCCTTCTCCGAAGCCGGACTGCACCGTGCCATCTCCAGCAGCATCGATCAGCTTGCCTCGCCCATGGGCGGCAGCCTCAAGGCCCTTTTCCCCGCAGACCCCACGGGCACTCTGCTTCAGCTGCTTGGCACTATGGCCAACGGTACGCAGCCTCACAAGGTGGATGGCGTCTGGGCCGCCAAGGACATGTCTCGCGCCCTGCTGCTGTTGCAGACTCGTGCCGCCGGGACTGATACCGACGGCCAGCAGGCGGCGCTCACGGCGGTGCAAGACGCCTTTGCCGAAGCGCAGCGACAACTCACCCCACAGCAAACGAGGGCCGACTCTTCGGCATCGACCCACGGCCCGACCTCGGTTCGTCCCACTACGTTGGTGATCAGCGGCACCGCCGTTTTCGCCGTGCAATCACGCAGCACCATCAGGGGCGCGGTCGAGCGGGTCTCTTGGATCGGGGGCGTTCTCATCGTTGTCCTGCTGCTCTTGGTCTATCGATCCATATCCGTGTTGCTGCTGGGGCTGCTTCCGGTGCTTACCGGCGTGGTCGCCGGCATCACCGCCGTCAGCCTGGGGTTCGGCGTGGTCCAGGGCATCACTCTCGGGTTCGGCACCACGCTCATCGGCGAGGCTGTGGATTACTCCATCTATTTGTTTGTTCAGTCGGGCCAGCAGAACGCCACGGCCCGCCGCGACTGGCTGCAGCGCTTCTGGCCGACCATCCGCCTGGGCATGCTCACCTCCGTCGTCGGTTTCGCCACGTTGTTGTTGTCCGATTTCCCGGGCCTCGCGCAACTCGGGGCCTACTCCATTGCCGGGCTGCTGGCCGCAGCCCTGGTCACCCGCTTCGTGCTGCCGCTGCTTCTGCCCGCGAACTTCGCCGTGCGCGACCTTCGCCGCACCGGACAGGCGCTCCGTCAGGGAGTGGCGCATCTGCGACGCGCACGCTGGGCGGTGGTCCTGCTGGCCTTGGCTGCGATCATCGTCATCGCACGTCATCGCGATGACGTCTGGAATACGCGTCTATCCGCGCTCAGCCCGATCAGCGCCTCATCGCTGGCGCTCAACGCCGAGTTGCGTTCACAGCTCGGCGCGCCCGACGCCGTGGATCTGGTCACCGTTCATGCGCCCCATCTCGACGCCGCGCTGGCCGCGGCCGAGCGCATCAGCCCGCATCTGCAAGAGCTTCAGACGCAGGGTGTGATTGCGGGCTTCGACAGTCCCGCCCGCTATTTGCCGAGTCAGGCTGCGCAGCGAGCCCGGCAGCAGGCCTTGCCCGATGCGCCACAGCTTCAGGGCCGGCTGGATGCCGCCCTGAAGAACCTGCCGGTCCAACCCTCGGTGCTGGCCCCCTTCGTGCGAGACGTGGCGGCTGCCCGGCATCTGCCACTGCTCACCCGGGCCGATCTGGCGCACACCTCGTTCGCCATGGCACTCGATGGACTGCTGCTGCATCCGCCGACGGGCGGCTGGGTGGCCCTGATGCCGCTGCGCGCGCCCGTCAACGGTTCCATTGACGAAACCCGCGTGCAGGCCGCGCTCGCCGGCACTGGCGCGCAAGTCATCAATCTGGGGGCGGCCAGCACGCGCCTGTATGACGGATATCTGCATACGGCGGCCTGGCTCTCGCTGGCCGGCATCGCAGCCATTGCCCTCTTGCTGCTGATCGCCCTGCGCTCGCCGCGGCGCACCGCCCGCGTCCTGGCCCCGTTGTTGGCCGCCGTGCTGGTCGTGGTGGCGGGGCTGCTGCTGGCCGGCGTGCAACTCACCCTGCTGCATCTGGTGGGCATGATGCTGATCGTCGCAGTCGGTTCGAACTACGCCTTGTTTTTCAACCGGAGCCAGCAGGAGGGAGACGGACCGGAGCCGACCACTCTGGCGTCGTTGCTGTTCGCCAATCTGACGACCGTGGCGGGTTTTGGCCCCTTATTGCTGTCGGGTGTCCCGGTGCTGCAGGCCCTGGGTGCGACCGTAGCCCCCGGGGCCCTGCTGGCCCTGTTGTTCTCGGCCATGCTGTCGGCGCCTGATCGACCGTCAGAGGCAGGGCACAATCCGCCATGA